From Nicotiana tabacum cultivar K326 chromosome 22, ASM71507v2, whole genome shotgun sequence, one genomic window encodes:
- the LOC107808388 gene encoding cyclin-dependent kinase G-2-like has protein sequence MTMKQPFSPSEIKCLMLQLLEGVKNLHDNSLLHRYLKTSNLLLNSRGELKILHSGLARQYYGNLLYSAPELLLGAKVHYSTAMDMWSVGCIMAELLSNEPLFNGSGSLAGQIYYICKILGTPNETTWPGFSKLTGVGMKVVNFAKQYQENLLRKKFPATSFTGLPLLSDAGFDLLNRLVTYDPEKRITADAALNHDWFREVPLPKSKEFMPTFPALNAQTDWRKRRVIIMKSSDPDLEETSSSNSSTYAQIYP, from the coding sequence ATGACAATGAAACAACCATTTAGTCCAAGTGAAATCAAATGTCTTATGCTCCAGCttttggagggtgtcaagaatCTTCATGATAATTCACTCCTTCACCGTTACCTGAAGACTTCAAATTTGCTTCTAAACAGCCGAGGTGAATTAAAGATTCTTCACTCTGGTTTAGCTCGTCAATATTATGGAAACCTACTGTACAGTGCGCCTGAACTTCTGTTGGGAGCCAAAGTACATTATTCTACTGCAATGGACATGTGGTCCGTGGGTTGTATTATGGCCGAGTTGCTATCCAATGAACCGCTCTTTAACGGATCAGGATCATTAGCTGGACAAATTTACTACATTTGCAAAATTCTTGGCACCCCAAATGAGACAACTTGGCCTGGATTTTCAAAACTAACTGGGGTTGGGATGAAAGTGGTCAACTTTGCAAAACAATATCAGGAAAATTTGTTACGTAAAAAATTCCCTGCGACGTCCTTTACGGGGTTACCTTTATTATCTGATGCTGGATTTGATTTGTTGAATAGGCTTGTAACGTATGATCCTGAGAAGAGAATAACAGCTGATGCTGCATTGAACCATGATTGGTTTCGTGAAGTTCCTCTACCCAAGTCTAAAGAATTCATGCCTACTTTCCCTGCACTGAATGCGCAAACTGATTGGCGAAAGCGAAGAGTAATTATAATGAAGAGTTCAGATCCTGATCTTGAGGAGACAAGTTCTAGTAACAGCTCAACATATGCCCAAATTTACCCTTAA